Within Triticum dicoccoides isolate Atlit2015 ecotype Zavitan chromosome 1B, WEW_v2.0, whole genome shotgun sequence, the genomic segment GCCACGGCTTGGAGCTTCCGTGGCTGCATCGTCGCCTTGTTCGCCGACCGTACGTACGTATGTGCACGTAGCATCGCATTATATCTGCCAGAACCTGCATGGCATGCGTTgggccctgtaccagctcatgtccTGTGTTCCAATCGATCGCCATCCCCATGCCCATGCTCAGCGTTAGCATACTACGAACGTATAGGGCATTAGGGGTATATATAACAGACCAAACAGAGGCACGCACGTACATAGGGCATGGGTGCCGTCTGTTTTCGCTTGCCCAAATTCCGGCGCCGTCCTCCATGTCTCCCCTCCGCCGTAGATCAGGTAGTTTTAGGTTTTAGGACCCTAGTAGGTTAGGTTTTAGATCGTTTGATGTCTTGACTACGATGACGATGACGACTGCACTGAATAAAGAAGCTTCAAATCCTTTCCCGACAACATGACCAACTCTATGGTTGGCGATGGATATGGGAAGTAACTTGTTCAAGCGAGATgtcgcggcggcgatggcggcatcCCTGTGGCAGACTTGTGTCCTTGCTTTCCGCCGTTGCAACAACATCTGCTCCAATGCCGGCGTGGAGTTTGGGAGATAGTCGATGAGCGGCTGCAGATAGTGGTCCATATCAACGGCATCTGGAAGACGGACCATGTGTTGGGTTCGTAGTTGGTGGCTGATAGGTATGGTTTTCTCTTTCGGTGTCTTAGTCGTGTGGAGATGCCAAATCTGAAGTTTGATGGTGTGTTCGGGGTGCTGCTTCGGCCAGATTCTTTCAATAGCAATGGCTTCATATTTTGGTAAGCTACTTTAAAGGCACGTAAAGTTATATGCGAAGCCACATCGAGCTTGGATGAAGAGGTGATTCGTCGCATTATTTTTTATGATTGCTACGGGGACGCCGGAGGCAGGTGCCATGCGTTGAAGCCATACTCAGGGGATGCGTCTGTTTGATTGTGATTTGTTTTCTTGGTCGATGGTCCTTTACAAAGCCTATGGTTTTGATCTGCCCAAATTTGTCAAGTCCGTGTTTACATGGCTTACATTTTAATCTTTTGTTATAtaggaatgagacacgtattatctAGGAAAAAAAATCCAAGCCACACGCGCGTAATATTCCCTTATAATCAGTTCTGGAAATCGCCAAAGAAAATGCTTACCGTCCTGCAGAATGCCAGTATGTAGGTTGCGTTGCGTGCATGCTATCCGAACAATGTTCAGCCGTAGGTTGGCACGTACCGATCAATGTATTAACCCCATCGGTTCGAGTATATCGATCCCCATGCCAATCTTAGAAACATAGTAATACTCGCACGCGTGGCGCATTTTGCATTACAGACGCCCAACTTCGTATAGTCACTTTCACCAGCCAAACACACTACACTACAGTCGTTTGCACGTGCTAATcttgtttttattttttgcaaataaATTTGTTTGTTGTTACGTATTGTCGCGAAAAGAAAATAAAATCGGATCGCGTCCTGTCGTCTAGTCTAGTTTTTTTCGGCTGCTGTAGCGAGATGGACGATgcatttttttcgaaaaggagtttTACCCCaggctctgcatcagaaagatgtatACGGCTCATATTAGTAGTAAAAATATCCAGCAACAAGTCTTCAAATCTCGAAGTATGAAATAAATAAACGCTCATAAGAGCCAAACAGAAAGCCACAACTTTATATTCGAAAAAAAAGAGGAGGCATGATCAATGCTTCGCGCGCGTAACTGGGTTTCATTTGCAGATGGTGGTTTGGGTGGCGGCGCCGGCGATGATCCGTGCGGGGTCGACGACGGCGGTGATGACGGTGCTGCTGGTGGCGTTCCTGCTGGAGTACCTGCCTAAGATCTACCACTCCGTCTCCTTCCTCCGGCGGACGCAGGACAAGTCCGGCcacatcttcggcaccatctggtggGGCATCGTGCTTAACCTCATGGCCTACTTCGTCGCCGCCCACGTCAGTCACCCTCAACCTCTCCCTCGCCATGCCCATCCGCATGCACGGATGATCGATCAAGTTACTAACGTGCATTGCGTTTACGTACGTGCAGGCGGTGGGCGCGTGCTGGTACCTGCTCGGGGTGCAGAGGGCCACCAAGTGCCTCAAGGAGCAGTGCTCCATCTCCGGGCCGCCGGGGTGCGCGTCGGGGCCGCTGGCGTGCCCCAGCCCTCTCTACTACGGCGGCGCCGGCGCCGCGGCGTCCGTCGCCGGCGACAGGCTCGCGTGGGCCACAGACGCCACGGCCAGGAGCATGTGCCTCGTGAGCGGTGACAAGTACCAGTTCGGGGCGTACAAGTGGACGGTGATGCTGGTGGCCAACACGAGCCGGCTGGAGAAGATGCTGCTCCCCATATTCTGGGGCCTCATGACGCTGAGCACGTTCGGCAACCTGGAGAGCACGACGGAGTGGCTGGAGATCGTGTTCAACATCGTGACCATCACGGGCGGGCTCATCCTGGTCACCATGCTCATCGGCAACATCAAGGCGTTCCTGAACGCGACCACGTCCAAGAAGCAGGCGATGCACACGCGGCTGCGGAGCCTCGAGTGGTGGATGAAGCGCAAGGAGCTGCCGCAGAGCTACCGGCACCGGGTGCGGCAGTTCGAACGGCAGCGGTGGGCGGCCACCCGCGGCGTGGACGAGTGCCAGATCGTGCGCGACCTCCCCGAGGCCCTCCGCCGCGACATCAAGTACCACCtctgcctcgacctcgtccgccAGGTGCCGCTCTTCCAGCACATGGACGACCTCGTCCTCGAGAACATGTGCGACCGCGTCCGCTCCCTCATCTACCCCAAGGGCGAGACCGTAAGTGGTTCATCAGAGCTCTGACAAATGGATCAATGGCTGCGATCGTGTTGTTGTTAATTTGTGGTGTCTGGATGCATGCATGCAGATCGTGCGGGAGGGTGACCCGGTGCAGCGGATGGTGTTCATCGTGCGGGGGCACCTGGAGTGCAGGCAGGAGCTGCGGAACGGGGCGACGAGCTGCTGCATGCTGGGGCCGGGCAACTTCACGGGCGACGAGCTGCTGTCGTGGTGCCTGCGGCGGCCGTTCGTGGGGCGGCTACCGGCGTCGTCGGCGACGCTGGTGACGCTGGAGAGCACGGAGGTGTTCGGGCTGGAGGCGGCGGACGTCAAGTACGTGACGCAGCACTTCCGCTACACCTTCACCAACGAGCGGGTGCGGCGGAGCGCGCGCTACTACTCGCCCGGGTGGCGCACCTGGGCCGCCGTCGCCGTGCAGCTGGCGTGGCGCCGCTACAAGCACCGCAAGACGCTCGAGTCGCTGTCCTTCATCCGCCCGCGCCGCCCGCTGTCCCGCTGCTCCTCGCTCGGCGAGGAGAAGCTCCGGCTCTACACCGCCATCCTCGCCTCGCCCAAGCCCAACCAGGACGACGACTTCTCCTTCTAGCtctaccatgcatgcatgcatgcccgcCGACCGCCGTCATGAGTCAGAGCAGAGGTTGGTTCTAGCACAGGACACGGATGCTCTGCCTGCTGGCTGCTGCTACTGAACTGGCTTTGTTTGTACAGAGAAGAGGACAAACAAGTGAGCTCAGCTACGAGTCAGGAATGAACGAAAAGCGGTTGAGATTGTGTGTGTTTGCAGAATATGGCGATATGAACTGTGAAACTTACCGTACATACGTAGTACTTCTCTTATACTCCAGTTTGCAGTGAAACAAATAGCCTTCAGTCGTAACAACAAGTCTGCAGTGAAGGTTGGTACGTCAAAGTCGTTGTAGTATAGTGGTAACTATTCCCGCCTGTCACGCGGgtgacccgggttcgatccccggcaacggcgcttttTTTTGGTTTTCCCATTTCGTGCAATTTTAGAATTCCcgctttgtttctttctttttttgaaatCAAAATATGCGCTTTTTTATTCTTTCCAATTTCGTGCAGTTTTAAATTTCTCCCAATTGTTTCTTTCTTTTCTTGAAAGCAAAAATATGCGTTTCTTTCCAATTGCTTTCCAACAAGCGTttctttcctctctttttttgaGAACGTGTTTCTTTCCTATTTTGAAACGAACGCGAACACAAAAAAATTCGATTGTACTGCTTGGAGCCGGCTTCGGAATGCACGGAGTCGATAAAAGGTGGGGCAACATGGCCGGGTTCGAAGCCAACACATTCTATTCTCATCTTGCTCCGGCGAGAAcaaactccacctccacctccgcctagaAGCTCCATTGCGCCGCTGTCAATCGGCCGATCGATAAACCTGGCCATGGTTGACGACGGCGCCGATCGATCGATGGACAAGATGGCTTCGTTGACGATGAACCAGCCCGACGACTCCACCAACACG encodes:
- the LOC119348887 gene encoding cyclic nucleotide-gated ion channel 4-like is translated as MSGELSTRSSPSFAASPSGADDARSAGESTPLRVEAEGSRSGGGGTGVKLRRRWQRRRQQLGLGQWRVGDTWALDPRARWVREWNRAYLLACAAGLMVDPLFLYAVSVSGPLMCVFLDGWLAAAVTALRCMVDALHAWNFVTQLRVARAAATAVARGQRGIADEEQAAVDRAEDDAAAARNLPAYARSRRGMALDFFVILPVMQMVVWVAAPAMIRAGSTTAVMTVLLVAFLLEYLPKIYHSVSFLRRTQDKSGHIFGTIWWGIVLNLMAYFVAAHAVGACWYLLGVQRATKCLKEQCSISGPPGCASGPLACPSPLYYGGAGAAASVAGDRLAWATDATARSMCLVSGDKYQFGAYKWTVMLVANTSRLEKMLLPIFWGLMTLSTFGNLESTTEWLEIVFNIVTITGGLILVTMLIGNIKAFLNATTSKKQAMHTRLRSLEWWMKRKELPQSYRHRVRQFERQRWAATRGVDECQIVRDLPEALRRDIKYHLCLDLVRQVPLFQHMDDLVLENMCDRVRSLIYPKGETIVREGDPVQRMVFIVRGHLECRQELRNGATSCCMLGPGNFTGDELLSWCLRRPFVGRLPASSATLVTLESTEVFGLEAADVKYVTQHFRYTFTNERVRRSARYYSPGWRTWAAVAVQLAWRRYKHRKTLESLSFIRPRRPLSRCSSLGEEKLRLYTAILASPKPNQDDDFSF